The following are from one region of the Stenotrophomonas lactitubi genome:
- the mobF gene encoding MobF family relaxase has protein sequence MINCTRIDARGHNKNNGNMFDYMLATERLAIDSAVAYYAGSGPDPRQTLNWGGKLAAELDLEDQPVTRRVMELLGKGFSPTGRPLCKNAGEEPQLVIKTDRMGNVRLDDDGKPMEKWEGGHRVGFDLTISAPGDVSVAFALADDREKLAILEAHRQACAVAMRYIESKVETRRGQGGVDVIGTAGLVWTAADHVSNRNVEPDLHTHHLVYGISMGEDGQWGTFDAIEIYRHRHAADHLYKVELYAAMKALGYGIQREREVDVMGHETGQTLTTIAGIDRELVLQTKTRRQEILDYVKEHPNASHDEACKATRKKKEEPPFEQVVKDWQQTFANIAKEHPELVPTTQSLKQTKGQHLDPHTFDEVLQRMHENEAMFCEHDLVRELGMEFAGQKNSEEILRMVNEFTEQDDLVRVKAEYLHEDDRGVRLARKHREDRFCATWMVEWEAEIIRRSKERENETDLKLFRSTVDREIAAYEKRKGFTLTEEQKAAIGHLTYGTAGVGVMSGLAGTGKTTVAEVYKQCFEAEGKQLMGLAVSGKAAAKLEEESGMPCMSVAKFFSQLRQGKVALTKNVVVVLDEAGMVATDDTLKLMTYCQGVGAKLVMQGDSDQLQPIAAGNGFELAKMALGDKKLTEIRRQRNADDLVTANSFYERDDEGEVKDMRRGHRSRKGTFDMGEDILNNLKQRNCIDDFGTESQAIKALVEDYLKDRTPMDEKLVLAHTRSEVKALTTGIRTGLQEQGVLDKEEFTFRSIVKGQWEDLTLSRRDRVMFTATNNDLGVINGTEGTVESIRKDKSGGYDLVVRIDSSNPNEEGRILEFNTSEHNALAHRYAMTVHKAQGQGKSEVYHLATNMGMLDQQSALVAFTRLTKGSYRMFTTDEMMDRMAERLGTERHKEMALSVGLSSKQADPVRNLVQEVEALLAGLKSETEVPISNAERREMRLTR, from the coding sequence ATGATCAATTGCACCCGCATCGATGCCCGCGGCCACAACAAGAACAACGGAAACATGTTTGACTACATGCTGGCCACCGAGCGCCTGGCCATCGACAGCGCCGTGGCCTATTACGCCGGCAGCGGTCCCGATCCGCGGCAGACGCTCAATTGGGGCGGCAAGCTCGCCGCCGAACTCGACCTGGAAGATCAACCGGTCACCCGAAGGGTGATGGAGTTGCTGGGCAAGGGCTTTTCACCCACCGGAAGGCCGTTGTGCAAAAACGCGGGAGAGGAGCCCCAATTGGTCATCAAGACGGATCGCATGGGCAACGTGCGACTGGACGACGATGGCAAGCCAATGGAGAAGTGGGAGGGCGGCCATCGGGTCGGGTTTGATCTGACCATCTCCGCCCCGGGGGACGTGAGCGTGGCGTTTGCGCTGGCGGATGATCGCGAGAAGCTGGCCATCCTGGAGGCCCACCGCCAGGCCTGCGCCGTGGCCATGCGCTACATCGAAAGCAAAGTGGAGACCCGGCGCGGACAAGGAGGCGTAGACGTTATAGGCACGGCGGGATTGGTATGGACAGCCGCCGATCATGTCAGCAACCGGAACGTGGAACCCGACCTGCACACCCATCACCTGGTCTACGGGATCTCGATGGGCGAGGACGGTCAGTGGGGCACCTTCGACGCCATCGAAATCTACCGTCACCGGCACGCCGCGGATCACCTTTACAAAGTCGAGCTCTACGCCGCGATGAAAGCGCTGGGCTATGGGATTCAGCGGGAACGCGAGGTGGACGTGATGGGGCACGAAACGGGCCAGACTCTCACCACGATTGCCGGCATCGACCGGGAGCTGGTGCTTCAGACGAAGACCCGCCGCCAAGAAATCCTGGACTACGTCAAGGAACACCCCAACGCCAGCCACGACGAGGCCTGCAAGGCCACCCGCAAAAAAAAGGAAGAACCGCCCTTCGAGCAGGTGGTCAAGGACTGGCAGCAAACCTTCGCCAACATCGCTAAAGAGCACCCGGAGCTGGTTCCCACCACCCAGTCGCTCAAGCAGACGAAAGGCCAACACCTGGACCCGCATACGTTTGACGAGGTTTTGCAGCGCATGCACGAAAACGAGGCGATGTTCTGCGAGCATGACCTGGTCCGGGAGTTGGGGATGGAGTTCGCAGGACAAAAAAATTCAGAAGAAATCCTCAGGATGGTGAATGAGTTCACCGAGCAGGACGATCTGGTGCGCGTGAAAGCCGAATACCTCCACGAAGACGACCGGGGCGTTCGGTTGGCGCGCAAGCACCGGGAGGATCGCTTCTGCGCCACCTGGATGGTCGAATGGGAGGCCGAGATCATCCGCCGCTCGAAAGAGCGGGAGAACGAGACGGACCTCAAGCTGTTCCGCTCCACCGTGGATCGGGAGATCGCCGCTTACGAGAAGCGCAAGGGCTTTACCCTCACAGAGGAGCAGAAAGCCGCCATCGGTCACCTCACCTACGGCACGGCCGGTGTGGGGGTCATGTCGGGGTTGGCCGGCACCGGCAAGACCACCGTGGCCGAGGTCTACAAACAGTGCTTCGAAGCCGAAGGAAAGCAGTTGATGGGCTTGGCCGTGTCGGGTAAAGCCGCGGCCAAGCTAGAAGAAGAGTCCGGAATGCCCTGCATGTCGGTTGCAAAGTTCTTTTCCCAGCTCCGGCAGGGCAAGGTTGCTCTGACGAAGAACGTTGTGGTGGTGCTCGATGAAGCCGGCATGGTGGCCACCGATGACACCTTGAAGCTCATGACCTACTGCCAGGGGGTGGGCGCCAAGCTTGTCATGCAGGGAGACAGTGACCAGCTTCAGCCCATCGCTGCGGGCAACGGCTTTGAGCTGGCGAAGATGGCCTTGGGGGACAAGAAACTGACCGAAATCCGCCGGCAGAGGAACGCTGATGACCTGGTCACCGCCAACAGCTTCTACGAGCGGGATGACGAGGGAGAGGTCAAGGACATGCGCCGCGGACACCGCAGCCGCAAAGGCACATTCGATATGGGCGAAGATATCCTGAACAACCTCAAGCAACGCAACTGCATCGACGACTTTGGCACGGAAAGCCAGGCCATCAAAGCGTTGGTGGAGGATTACTTGAAAGACAGGACGCCCATGGACGAGAAGCTGGTCTTGGCCCACACGCGCTCTGAAGTCAAAGCGCTTACCACGGGCATCCGAACGGGGCTCCAGGAGCAAGGCGTGCTGGACAAAGAGGAGTTCACCTTCCGATCGATCGTGAAAGGCCAATGGGAAGACCTGACGCTCTCCCGCCGCGACCGTGTGATGTTCACGGCGACCAACAACGACTTGGGTGTCATCAACGGCACCGAGGGCACGGTGGAGAGTATTCGGAAGGACAAATCCGGTGGCTACGACCTGGTGGTGCGCATCGACTCTTCGAACCCGAATGAAGAAGGACGCATCCTGGAGTTCAACACCAGCGAGCACAACGCCTTGGCCCACCGGTATGCCATGACCGTTCACAAGGCGCAGGGGCAGGGGAAATCCGAGGTTTACCACTTGGCCACGAACATGGGAATGCTCGACCAGCAGTCGGCGTTGGTGGCGTTCACTCGCCTCACCAAAGGCAGCTACCGCATGTTTACGACCGACGAGATGATGGATCGCATGGCCGAGCGGCTGGGCACCGAACGGCACAAGGAAATGGCGCTGAGCGTGGGACTGTCCAGCAAGCAGGCGGACCCGGTGCGCAACCTGGTCCAAGAAGTGGAAGCGCTGCTGGCCGGGTTGAAATCCGAAACCGAGGTGCCAATCTCGAACGCGGAACGGCGCGAGATGAGGCTTACCCGGTGA
- a CDS encoding GIY-YIG nuclease family protein — protein sequence MTHRHNLGRSEKYHALPRTLYALLFDDGGCYVGQSTNPQQREKQHRSPKGGWHRPFRFHALEVVTATRAETEAYEQAWRVKASREGWRIYAKPPGIVVNPHRRATAHVRGLAHQRRWQLGTPVKAPSERVGWWPWVVVVISVLALARCVTG from the coding sequence ATGACCCATCGCCACAACCTGGGACGCAGCGAGAAGTATCACGCCCTGCCCCGCACCCTTTACGCCCTATTGTTCGACGACGGGGGATGCTACGTCGGCCAAAGCACGAACCCGCAGCAGCGGGAGAAGCAGCACCGCTCCCCCAAAGGCGGCTGGCACCGTCCCTTCCGGTTCCATGCGCTGGAGGTGGTGACAGCCACCCGGGCGGAAACCGAGGCGTATGAGCAGGCGTGGCGGGTGAAGGCCTCCCGGGAGGGATGGCGCATCTACGCCAAGCCACCGGGGATCGTGGTCAACCCGCACCGGCGGGCCACGGCCCACGTGCGCGGGTTGGCCCACCAACGGCGGTGGCAGCTGGGAACACCGGTGAAAGCCCCCTCCGAACGCGTGGGGTGGTGGCCATGGGTAGTGGTGGTGATCAGCGTGTTGGCGCTGGCCCGATGCGTCACCGGGTAA
- a CDS encoding adhesin, whose protein sequence is MNRSLAHIALFASVITGMATAHAQSHVDSTIVGDTPLNCTSESPIDFLNHVSVGVGNRCVGERDPGLVPAADAVIVGNGNEFDTSDVIVGHGNRSNDVNPASGAGNNIVGRLNNVEGANNNVHGLNNQIRGTNNIVAGSSVEGTGSNMVLFGTAARGTADGCVAIGGRAECVEADEFSIGNTIQRRRLTNVRDGRDEFDAATVGQLRHMTENLGAGATVVNGVIVAPNYQLISGKHYSTVAGAIYDLDGRVHQLEQNPGGGGGATGPQGPQGPTGPQGPAGQDGKDGKDGGSSTAVAGANIEVTDNGDGTQTVALKDTIELSEQGSVQVAKAIHNSDGFTVQGGPSVTRSGINAGNQRVTGVAAGAIAPGSTDAINGGQLWDYQRQQDDRWNLTDRRFRQLDKRVSGVCAMAQANAQMATSTSAIHGENRNRLAVGVGGCSGQAAISIGYTRDVTTPRGSPSAFSIGVSRSGQDTAVGAAWAIGW, encoded by the coding sequence GTGAATCGATCCCTCGCACACATCGCGCTGTTCGCTAGCGTCATCACTGGGATGGCAACCGCACATGCCCAATCCCATGTCGACTCGACCATCGTTGGCGATACCCCGCTTAACTGCACGTCTGAGTCACCCATCGACTTCTTGAATCATGTTTCAGTAGGTGTTGGAAACCGCTGCGTCGGTGAGCGAGATCCTGGACTTGTTCCTGCCGCCGACGCGGTCATCGTAGGAAACGGTAACGAATTCGACACGTCGGATGTCATAGTTGGTCATGGCAACCGCTCCAACGACGTGAACCCCGCCTCGGGAGCCGGCAACAATATTGTTGGCCGGCTCAACAACGTGGAGGGCGCTAACAACAACGTTCACGGCCTTAACAATCAAATCAGGGGCACCAACAACATCGTTGCAGGGTCCAGCGTCGAAGGAACCGGCAGCAACATGGTGCTTTTCGGAACAGCAGCGAGAGGAACTGCTGACGGTTGTGTTGCTATCGGAGGCCGCGCGGAATGCGTTGAGGCCGACGAGTTTTCTATCGGCAACACGATCCAACGTCGCCGCCTGACCAACGTCCGAGACGGACGTGATGAATTCGACGCAGCAACTGTGGGGCAATTGCGCCACATGACAGAAAACTTGGGCGCAGGCGCCACCGTAGTGAACGGTGTGATCGTGGCACCGAACTACCAGCTGATCAGCGGGAAACATTACAGCACCGTTGCCGGCGCTATCTACGATCTCGACGGGCGCGTTCACCAGCTGGAGCAGAACCCTGGCGGCGGTGGTGGCGCCACCGGCCCGCAGGGCCCGCAAGGTCCGACCGGTCCGCAAGGTCCCGCAGGCCAGGACGGTAAAGACGGCAAGGATGGCGGAAGCAGCACCGCGGTGGCCGGGGCCAACATCGAGGTCACGGACAACGGGGACGGCACCCAAACCGTTGCCTTGAAAGACACCATTGAGCTTTCCGAGCAGGGCTCGGTCCAAGTGGCCAAGGCCATCCACAACAGCGACGGCTTCACTGTCCAAGGCGGCCCATCGGTCACCCGATCCGGGATCAACGCCGGCAACCAGCGGGTAACTGGGGTGGCTGCAGGGGCGATCGCTCCTGGGTCCACGGACGCGATCAACGGTGGCCAATTGTGGGACTACCAGCGGCAGCAAGACGACCGCTGGAACCTGACGGACCGCCGTTTCCGCCAGCTCGACAAGCGGGTGAGCGGTGTCTGCGCCATGGCCCAAGCCAACGCCCAGATGGCCACCTCAACGTCGGCCATCCATGGGGAGAACCGCAACCGCCTGGCCGTGGGCGTCGGTGGCTGCAGCGGCCAAGCCGCCATTTCCATCGGCTACACCCGCGACGTGACCACCCCACGCGGATCCCCATCGGCTTTCTCGATCGGGGTTTCCCGCAGCGGACAGGACACGGCCGTGGGCGCAGCCTGGGCCATCGGTTGGTAA
- a CDS encoding M15 family metallopeptidase, producing the protein MFQRLLLALALVSAPILVHAHVPATDSVEVHGKKPGFFKRLFHRHKDAPQWDGVQPELRSTLERIALQMKGEGYDLRLMEGYRSEQRQAALLASQKGVTQVGPGSSCHNHGWAADMVIYKRGRPSWDLRDEQVRQGYQRFGELAQQAGLRWGGAWKRFQDMPHVEMRSECLVAIRSYRAGQPMLVAEVVPEPVVPLAPMWPGLMPLAITPATPCEGWMCARRWDWSLSVASAPMGGLVGVQSTRSEASFQCPASDVFWPS; encoded by the coding sequence ATGTTTCAACGCTTGTTGCTCGCGCTCGCATTGGTCAGCGCCCCCATCTTGGTCCACGCTCACGTGCCAGCCACCGATTCCGTTGAGGTCCACGGGAAGAAGCCAGGGTTTTTCAAACGCCTGTTCCACCGCCACAAGGACGCCCCGCAGTGGGACGGTGTCCAGCCCGAGCTTCGCTCAACACTGGAACGGATCGCTTTGCAAATGAAGGGCGAGGGCTACGACCTGCGCCTGATGGAGGGTTACCGCTCTGAACAGCGCCAGGCTGCGTTGCTCGCTAGCCAAAAGGGCGTGACCCAGGTGGGGCCTGGTAGCAGCTGCCACAACCACGGCTGGGCGGCGGATATGGTCATCTACAAGCGCGGGCGCCCTTCTTGGGACCTGAGGGACGAGCAGGTGCGGCAGGGCTACCAGCGCTTCGGTGAGCTGGCCCAGCAGGCGGGTTTGAGGTGGGGTGGCGCTTGGAAGAGATTCCAGGACATGCCCCACGTCGAGATGCGCAGCGAGTGCCTGGTGGCGATCCGGTCCTACCGCGCCGGCCAGCCCATGTTGGTGGCCGAGGTGGTGCCCGAACCGGTGGTCCCCTTGGCGCCGATGTGGCCCGGGCTGATGCCGCTGGCGATCACGCCGGCCACGCCCTGCGAGGGCTGGATGTGCGCCCGGCGGTGGGACTGGAGCCTGTCCGTGGCGAGCGCCCCGATGGGGGGATTGGTGGGCGTGCAAAGCACGCGGTCGGAAGCGTCGTTTCAGTGCCCGGCAAGCGACGTTTTTTGGCCGTCATAG